The following are encoded in a window of Novosphingobium sp. ZN18A2 genomic DNA:
- a CDS encoding EAL domain-containing protein yields MAIAVLIGLLCGLFAVAEPLNHAYWNVRFKVGEVRAPDSIIVLSIAQDTANKNNPTWSTRQQAHLLELLRRQMPHKVYFDSKVDSGADPAADSSLAEVVKSFGGDLAFVVRGAKNGNFTAQNFEFPPDSIVGHAPIVVSDWHTNFLDFALDTPYTVDIGDRSYPTLASSVSGVRSGLQRFYAFDPSMAPESVRTITAKQFIQGDFEPGLLTGRTVIVSSEDHSSELGYFGHGRVAPVVVDISGAQELKKPIPYVLGWIPLFLLSSVIIFFASRASRRLVRRGLYVLALAAVLLLPIVLQFAGIVSAPEVALVTIIVYGVGRLWQKWRKRVQHTSRSGLPNMLALTERSLPTGHDVVVGVIARYDEFLATLPSSLHGECAQQIARRLSIGSGCSEIYHGEGGHFAWLDEARPLETQLNHLEGLRALFSAPLQIGEHTFDTNIHFGLDRNEGLDALARLNSALASASEALKNGRTAEYFEAARLAEAPWELSLHARIDEGLRNGDIWLAYQPQWDYRENRIAGAEALIRWNHPTRGPIQPDAFILQAERAGRIDTLTYWVLEQAITSAETMNSFGERFQMSINLSAQMVDKPSLVSSISEIVRRRGIDCRLLTIEVTETSSVHNRPAARHNLGQLRSMGFRLSIDDFGTGEASLSYLAELPSDELKLDRRFVAAITSSDRNRKIVSSTIGLAHSLGQVVVAEGIEDIATFNLLRELNCDQGQGYFIGRPQPFAQLRDHYAGMVRRDGSTESETFRDC; encoded by the coding sequence TTGGCGATTGCCGTGCTGATCGGGCTGCTGTGCGGCCTGTTCGCTGTCGCCGAACCGTTGAACCACGCTTATTGGAACGTCAGGTTCAAGGTGGGAGAGGTCCGGGCGCCTGATTCCATCATTGTTCTTTCGATCGCTCAGGATACGGCCAACAAGAACAATCCTACCTGGTCAACAAGGCAACAGGCGCATCTCCTAGAACTTCTCCGTCGGCAAATGCCGCACAAGGTGTATTTCGACAGCAAAGTGGATAGTGGCGCGGATCCAGCTGCAGATTCATCGCTGGCCGAGGTTGTGAAGAGCTTTGGCGGTGATTTGGCTTTCGTCGTTCGTGGTGCAAAAAATGGCAATTTCACCGCACAAAACTTTGAGTTTCCGCCCGATTCGATCGTCGGCCATGCCCCAATTGTCGTTTCGGATTGGCACACCAATTTTCTCGATTTCGCGCTTGATACGCCGTACACGGTCGACATTGGGGACCGTTCTTATCCAACCCTAGCATCTAGTGTTTCCGGCGTTCGATCGGGCCTTCAACGCTTCTATGCCTTCGATCCGTCAATGGCACCTGAATCGGTGCGCACGATTACAGCGAAACAGTTTATTCAAGGTGACTTTGAGCCCGGCCTTCTGACCGGCCGAACAGTTATTGTGAGCTCCGAAGATCACAGCAGTGAACTTGGCTACTTCGGGCACGGGAGAGTTGCGCCAGTTGTCGTGGATATTTCAGGAGCGCAGGAACTCAAGAAACCGATTCCGTACGTTCTTGGATGGATTCCGCTATTTCTTCTATCTTCTGTTATCATTTTCTTTGCCAGCAGAGCGAGTCGGCGATTGGTGCGTAGGGGGCTATACGTGTTGGCGCTCGCAGCAGTATTGCTTTTGCCGATCGTCCTGCAATTTGCAGGGATTGTTTCCGCCCCCGAAGTCGCACTCGTTACGATCATTGTGTATGGCGTGGGCCGCCTCTGGCAAAAGTGGCGCAAACGGGTCCAGCATACCAGCAGGTCTGGCTTGCCCAATATGCTGGCGTTAACTGAACGAAGCCTGCCGACCGGTCACGATGTCGTGGTGGGCGTTATCGCGCGCTATGACGAGTTTCTGGCCACACTGCCTTCTTCGCTCCACGGTGAGTGCGCCCAGCAGATTGCCCGTCGGCTTTCCATTGGTTCCGGCTGTTCTGAAATCTATCATGGTGAAGGCGGCCATTTCGCGTGGCTCGACGAGGCGCGGCCGCTTGAAACCCAGCTCAATCACCTGGAGGGGTTGCGCGCGCTCTTTTCCGCGCCGCTCCAGATCGGCGAGCACACGTTCGATACCAATATCCACTTCGGGCTTGACCGGAACGAAGGTCTGGATGCGCTCGCGCGGCTGAATAGTGCGCTTGCCAGTGCCAGCGAGGCGCTGAAAAACGGCAGGACGGCTGAATATTTCGAAGCCGCGCGGCTTGCCGAAGCGCCGTGGGAACTCTCGCTTCACGCACGTATAGACGAGGGGCTGCGCAACGGCGACATCTGGCTCGCTTACCAACCGCAGTGGGACTATCGCGAAAACCGCATCGCTGGCGCAGAGGCGCTGATCCGCTGGAACCACCCGACGCGCGGCCCGATCCAGCCCGACGCCTTCATCCTCCAGGCGGAGCGGGCCGGGCGCATCGACACGCTCACCTATTGGGTTCTGGAGCAGGCCATTACGTCGGCGGAAACGATGAACTCGTTCGGCGAGCGTTTCCAGATGAGCATCAACCTCTCGGCGCAGATGGTCGACAAGCCGTCGCTGGTCAGCAGCATTTCGGAGATCGTCCGCCGCCGCGGTATCGATTGCCGGTTGCTGACGATTGAAGTGACGGAGACGTCCAGCGTTCACAATCGTCCGGCGGCCCGCCACAACCTGGGCCAGCTACGGTCGATGGGTTTCAGGCTTTCGATCGATGACTTCGGCACGGGTGAAGCGAGCCTTTCCTATCTGGCCGAATTGCCGAGCGACGAACTGAAGCTCGATCGTCGGTTCGTGGCGGCCATCACGAGCAGCGATCGCAACCGCAAAATCGTTTCCAGCACCATCGGGCTTGCGCATTCATTGGGGCAGGTCGTGGTTGCCGAAGGCATAGAGGATATCGCCACGTTCAACCTGCTGCGCGAACTGAATTGCGACCAGGGGCAAGGCTATTTCATCGGACGCCCGCAACCCTTCGCGCAATTGCGCGATCACTATGCGGGAATGGTGCGGCGCGACGGTTCCACCGAATCCGAAACGTTTAGAGATTGTTAA
- a CDS encoding XrtA/PEP-CTERM system amidotransferase, which translates to MCGISGIFHTQGLKPVDPARIERMCDAIVHRGPDGHGIWTAPGIGLGFRRLAIIDLAGSPQPMASANGRAMLVFNGEIYNFRELRAELAAQGAHFHTDGDGEVILAAWQRWGVDCLPRLQGMFAFALYDLDRRTLLLARDRLGVKPLHMAHLADGSVIFGSELKQLLAHPSLRREIDPLAVEDYLTWGFVPEHASILKGVEKLAAGHYRLLRHDAPPPPPVQWWDVSFTEREPGKAADLEAQMLHHLRQAVSSRMLADVPLGAFLSGGVDSSSVVALMSEASSHPVKTCSIGFDVPDFDETAHADLVARKFATSHRSRVVSADDFALAGRLAEIFDEPFADASALPTLRVCELAREHVTVALSGDGADEAFAGYRRQVFHHREEQVRGLLPGSFREPVFGGLGRLYPKADWAPRPFRARATLLSLARNGEEGYAQAVSVTTPEQRAALYTPDFERLRGSYRGEAPFVDLMRKAPARSGLDRAQYADLKFHMPGDILTKVDRTSMAVSLEAREPLLDHRLVEFGARLPEAMRVHRATGKWLMKKTMRRYLPDEILFRQKMGFVTPIAAWLRGPLAADAAAIGTSGPLAATGWFDRKRIGALAAAHASGRSDNSRVLWQLLMLDKALGRLG; encoded by the coding sequence ATGTGCGGAATTTCCGGTATTTTCCATACGCAGGGGCTGAAGCCTGTCGATCCGGCGCGGATCGAAAGGATGTGCGATGCCATTGTCCATCGCGGCCCGGACGGGCACGGCATCTGGACCGCGCCGGGCATAGGGCTGGGGTTTCGAAGGCTCGCCATAATTGACCTTGCCGGATCGCCGCAGCCCATGGCCTCTGCAAACGGGCGCGCGATGCTCGTCTTCAACGGCGAGATTTACAATTTCCGCGAATTGCGGGCCGAACTTGCTGCACAAGGCGCGCATTTCCACACCGATGGCGATGGCGAAGTAATCCTGGCCGCGTGGCAGCGTTGGGGCGTCGATTGCCTGCCGCGCCTGCAAGGCATGTTCGCCTTCGCGCTCTACGATCTTGACCGCAGAACGCTGCTGCTCGCGCGGGATCGCCTGGGCGTGAAGCCATTGCACATGGCGCACCTTGCTGACGGCAGCGTGATCTTCGGATCGGAACTGAAGCAGCTGCTTGCCCATCCGTCCTTGCGGCGAGAGATCGACCCGCTCGCGGTCGAGGACTACCTGACCTGGGGCTTCGTTCCCGAACACGCATCGATCCTGAAAGGCGTCGAAAAGCTGGCGGCGGGGCATTATCGCCTGCTGCGCCACGACGCGCCGCCTCCGCCGCCGGTCCAATGGTGGGACGTTTCCTTTACGGAGCGTGAGCCGGGCAAGGCAGCGGACCTCGAAGCACAAATGCTGCACCACTTGCGACAGGCTGTCTCGTCACGGATGCTGGCGGACGTGCCGCTGGGCGCGTTCCTTTCCGGCGGTGTGGACAGCTCTTCGGTGGTGGCGCTTATGTCGGAAGCGAGCAGCCATCCGGTAAAGACCTGCTCGATCGGGTTCGACGTGCCCGACTTCGACGAGACGGCCCATGCGGACCTTGTGGCGCGCAAGTTTGCAACATCCCATCGTTCGCGCGTCGTTTCGGCCGACGATTTCGCGCTTGCAGGCAGGCTTGCGGAAATCTTCGACGAACCCTTCGCCGATGCCAGCGCGCTGCCCACCTTGCGGGTGTGCGAGCTTGCCCGCGAACACGTGACCGTCGCGCTGTCGGGCGATGGCGCGGATGAGGCCTTCGCCGGGTATCGGCGGCAAGTGTTCCATCATCGTGAGGAGCAGGTTCGCGGCCTTTTGCCGGGATCGTTTCGCGAACCCGTTTTTGGCGGGTTGGGGCGCCTGTACCCCAAGGCGGACTGGGCACCCCGGCCGTTTCGCGCCAGGGCCACGTTGTTGAGCCTCGCCCGCAACGGAGAAGAAGGTTATGCGCAGGCCGTTTCGGTAACGACGCCCGAACAACGCGCCGCGCTCTATACGCCCGATTTCGAACGCCTGCGCGGAAGCTACCGGGGGGAGGCGCCATTCGTCGACCTGATGCGCAAGGCGCCCGCGCGAAGCGGCCTCGACCGCGCGCAGTATGCAGACCTCAAATTCCATATGCCCGGCGATATCCTGACCAAGGTCGACCGGACGAGTATGGCCGTGAGCCTTGAAGCGCGCGAGCCGCTGCTCGACCATCGCCTGGTGGAATTCGGCGCACGCCTTCCCGAAGCGATGCGTGTGCACCGCGCCACGGGCAAATGGCTGATGAAAAAGACCATGCGCCGCTATTTGCCCGACGAGATCCTGTTCCGGCAGAAAATGGGCTTTGTGACGCCGATTGCCGCGTGGCTGCGCGGCCCGCTTGCCGCCGATGCAGCCGCCATCGGCACTTCGGGGCCGCTCGCGGCAACAGGATGGTTCGACCGCAAGCGGATCGGCGCGCTGGCCGCTGCCCATGCTTCGGGGCGTAGCGATAACAGTCGCGTGCTTTGGCAATTGCTGATGCTGGACAAGGCGCTGGGGCGACTTGGTTGA
- the xrtA gene encoding exosortase A yields MQLDLARAAPAPIRKFMDGLSPSWRVAMTSLCAVWLALIVLFIGDWAAMGRQWWDSSTYNHILLIPAILGWLVTVRWPQLKRLQPQAWWPGLLWFAGGAFVWVLGGFAGFSLLSQAGVVIMFQGSAIALLGPQVSAGLAFPLFYMVFLVPFGDEFIPALQLATARITMALLHGSGVPASIQGVFITTPRGYFEVAEACSGVKFLIAMVAYGTLVANVCFRSWPRRAALLAACFVVPILANGVRAWGTIFIAQYRGVEFAAGFDHIFYGWVFFAIVMGLVMAMSWPFFDRPMDDPIVDAPAVEENLLLRRLSSATAPLTAVLAALGAIVLAVSLWAFAADRMSATIAAQIHLPDVPGWHRVDYAPAHTWQPVHQGADHRLLGRYVDGAGHVVDVSYALYSRQGDGAEAGGFGQGAVPLGSDWAWASPAPGPDGGLGERIQAPDGTERIAVTWYRTDGMTTGSNLRLKLANIRDRLLVRATPTATLIVSSEQADGGNAESAITAFLASIGAPGPWMDRIGAVE; encoded by the coding sequence ATGCAGCTTGACCTGGCGCGCGCCGCGCCCGCGCCGATCAGAAAGTTCATGGACGGGCTTTCCCCGTCCTGGCGCGTTGCGATGACCAGCCTCTGCGCGGTGTGGCTTGCGCTCATTGTCTTGTTCATCGGCGATTGGGCGGCGATGGGCCGCCAATGGTGGGACAGTTCAACCTATAACCACATCCTGCTGATACCGGCGATCCTTGGCTGGCTTGTCACGGTTCGCTGGCCGCAATTGAAGCGCCTTCAGCCGCAGGCGTGGTGGCCGGGGCTGTTGTGGTTCGCGGGCGGTGCCTTTGTCTGGGTGCTGGGCGGCTTTGCCGGCTTCAGCCTGCTGTCGCAGGCGGGCGTGGTCATCATGTTCCAGGGCAGCGCCATTGCGCTGCTCGGCCCGCAGGTAAGCGCCGGTCTGGCCTTTCCGCTGTTCTACATGGTCTTCCTCGTCCCCTTCGGCGACGAGTTCATTCCCGCATTGCAGCTGGCGACAGCAAGGATCACGATGGCCTTGCTGCACGGATCGGGCGTTCCGGCGTCGATCCAGGGCGTGTTCATCACAACGCCGCGCGGCTATTTCGAAGTGGCCGAGGCATGCTCAGGCGTGAAGTTCCTGATCGCCATGGTGGCCTATGGCACGCTTGTGGCCAATGTCTGCTTCCGCAGCTGGCCGCGCAGGGCGGCGCTGCTCGCAGCCTGCTTTGTGGTGCCGATCCTTGCCAACGGTGTTCGCGCATGGGGCACGATATTTATCGCCCAGTATCGCGGGGTGGAGTTCGCCGCGGGCTTCGATCACATCTTCTATGGCTGGGTCTTCTTCGCGATCGTCATGGGCCTTGTCATGGCGATGAGCTGGCCTTTTTTCGACCGGCCGATGGACGATCCGATCGTCGATGCACCGGCAGTCGAAGAAAACCTGCTGCTTCGCCGCCTTTCGTCCGCGACCGCGCCTTTGACGGCGGTGCTGGCCGCCCTTGGTGCGATTGTTCTGGCTGTCTCTCTATGGGCATTTGCGGCGGACCGTATGTCGGCCACCATCGCCGCGCAGATACACCTTCCCGATGTGCCCGGATGGCACCGCGTGGATTATGCGCCCGCCCACACTTGGCAGCCGGTTCACCAGGGTGCGGACCATCGCCTGCTTGGCCGGTACGTGGACGGTGCCGGTCACGTCGTGGATGTTTCCTACGCACTCTATTCGCGGCAGGGGGACGGCGCGGAAGCCGGGGGCTTCGGGCAGGGTGCGGTGCCTTTGGGGAGCGACTGGGCCTGGGCCTCTCCGGCGCCGGGGCCGGACGGCGGCCTTGGTGAACGGATACAGGCGCCGGACGGGACGGAGCGGATCGCCGTTACCTGGTATCGGACCGATGGCATGACCACCGGCAGCAATCTGCGGCTCAAGCTGGCGAACATCCGCGACCGGCTGTTGGTCCGGGCGACACCGACCGCGACGCTGATCGTGTCGAGCGAACAGGCGGACGGCGGCAACGCGGAAAGCGCGATTACCGCCTTCTTGGCTTCCATAGGCGCGCCCGGTCCGTGGATGGACCGCATCGGCGCTGTGGAGTAG
- a CDS encoding TIGR03087 family PEP-CTERM/XrtA system glycosyltransferase, giving the protein MSEILFLAHRIPFPPDRGDKIRSHNILKRLAALAPVHVATFVESEDDAAHEGDLARLSASHCIVSRTRPVPLATIEAVATGIPVSLAAFASRRIRDFVAHVLASRPVSVIVVFSGQMAQYLPDRFDGRIVMDLVDVDSAKFEDYAKRAHAPVATLYRREARLLSRFEDRVAARADRTILSTHEEAALFRSRLTTADGNRVSAMSNGIDTRFFDPATVRAVPDALGGGANIVFTGQMDYPPNIEAVTMFARDAMPLVRQRIGNARFHIVGRAPTAKVRALEGCNGTRVHGGVPDMRPWLAGADLVVAPLLIARGVQNKVLEAMAMARPVLATPEAALGIGAKEGDQIAIADGVEGLARRTVEMLENPDAASRMGRAGRAFVEAEKAWDAVLAPLAAWCGLDQPDHRHAA; this is encoded by the coding sequence ATGAGCGAGATCCTGTTCCTTGCGCACCGCATCCCGTTCCCGCCCGATCGCGGGGACAAGATCCGTTCGCACAATATCCTGAAGCGCCTTGCTGCGCTTGCGCCGGTCCACGTGGCGACGTTTGTCGAATCCGAAGACGACGCCGCGCATGAAGGCGATCTTGCGCGCCTGTCCGCCAGCCACTGCATCGTTTCACGCACCAGGCCGGTGCCGCTGGCAACGATAGAGGCCGTGGCGACGGGCATTCCTGTCAGCCTTGCCGCCTTCGCCTCGCGGCGGATTCGGGACTTTGTGGCGCATGTCCTGGCGTCGCGTCCGGTCTCCGTCATCGTCGTGTTCAGCGGCCAGATGGCGCAATACCTGCCCGACCGCTTTGACGGGCGCATTGTGATGGACCTGGTTGACGTGGATTCGGCAAAGTTTGAGGATTACGCAAAACGCGCCCATGCGCCGGTCGCCACGCTTTACCGGCGCGAGGCACGGCTGCTTTCCCGGTTCGAGGACCGGGTTGCCGCGCGCGCAGATCGAACCATTCTTTCGACGCATGAGGAAGCCGCCCTGTTCCGGTCGCGCCTGACAACGGCGGACGGAAACAGGGTGTCTGCCATGTCGAATGGAATAGATACGCGGTTCTTCGATCCGGCGACGGTTCGCGCTGTGCCGGACGCGCTGGGTGGCGGGGCGAACATCGTCTTCACCGGCCAGATGGACTATCCGCCCAACATAGAGGCGGTGACCATGTTTGCGCGCGATGCGATGCCGCTGGTCCGTCAGCGGATCGGCAATGCGCGGTTCCATATAGTTGGCCGGGCGCCCACGGCAAAAGTCCGCGCGCTTGAAGGCTGCAACGGAACACGTGTGCATGGCGGCGTGCCAGACATGCGGCCCTGGCTGGCCGGCGCGGACCTTGTCGTTGCGCCGCTGCTGATCGCGCGCGGGGTTCAGAACAAGGTGCTGGAAGCGATGGCCATGGCGCGCCCCGTTCTCGCGACACCCGAAGCGGCGCTGGGCATCGGGGCGAAGGAAGGCGACCAGATCGCGATAGCCGATGGCGTGGAGGGGCTTGCCCGGCGCACCGTCGAAATGCTGGAAAACCCCGACGCGGCGTCGCGCATGGGCCGGGCCGGGCGTGCATTCGTGGAAGCCGAAAAGGCGTGGGACGCCGTGCTGGCGCCGCTTGCCGCGTGGTGCGGCCTCGATCAGCCGGACCATCGCCATGCAGCTTGA